The segment CAGGATTCGTTCTGTCGCCAGATCAGGTATTCAGGGACATGCTCCTTTTCGATCGGAATGATCCTTGAATCAAAGGAAACGGGCTCATCAAGACCCATCTTAATTGTAAAAGCACTGCTAAGGTAACTGGCGACCACCGAATCAAGCTTCTCGACCCTCCCATCAAAGGGCAAATCTAAGAAGAGAATGCTCGCCTCGTCAGAAAAAGTATATGCCAGCGCTGCACTCATTCCGCTTTTTTTGAAGAAAAGTTCAAGGGAATCCGCCATGGCAGATGCAAACTTTTGATCATACGGCTTTTTACAACCAAGCCTTGAAAGCGTATTTTTGAATGTCCTGCCATCAACTCTTATGATCACAGGAGCAAGGCAGCGCAGATCAGAATAGATCTCCCGCTGTTTCATGAGATACTTCAGTCTTCCTTTTCTTCCTCTTTTACAGGTTTCTTGAACCTTTTAACGATGTCACGTATGAGGACAATGTCGCCTGTGGTAACTACCCACCTGTATGGAAGAATGACACCTCTTGTTGTAACATCGAAGATGTCACGGTTGATGTCTGAAAGAGCGAGGCCGGATACGACCCTCTCATCCACATCAAAAACAAGATCGTTCACTTTTCCCACATACGTACCCTGGTTCGTATACACATTTAACCCAAACAGTGATGTTATATCTGCGCGCATGATAGCCCCTATTGTATGATCAATTGAAATTATAAATATGATTTACATGTTGATAATATATATAAAATGCGTATCTTATGCCATAAATCCTTCTATAAAAACAGTATTAATGAAGAAATGTCCAGCTCATCATAATTAAATAGAATCATAACTGAAAGGTTCGAAGGGGCAAAAGAACATGCTTACAAGCACCTACACACATATTCCCGGAATTGGAAAAACGATCGAAAAACGCATATGGGAGAGCGGACACTGCCATTGGGACGAGTACCTGGAGAACCAGGAGTCCATTTCAATACCTGCAACAAGGAAAGAAAAAATAGAAAAAGGCATCATCGAATCCAAAGACCACCTTGCAATGAGGGATTTCGAATACTTCGCCAGCTGCCTACCCGGTGCAGAACACTGGAGAGCCTTTGAGCATTTCTCGGACTCTGTCGCTTATGTTGATATTGAGACCACCGGCCTGTCTGCAAACAGCTCCTGCATTACCGTGGTCGGGATCTATGACGGGAAGGATGCAAAAACATATGTAAAAGGCATTGACCTTGACGACATCGTGGAAGAGCTGCAGAAATACGAACTTCTGGTGTCCTTCAACGGAGCACGTTTTGACCTGCCTTTCATCCAGCACGAGTTCCCGGAGATCAATTTCAACCAGCTCCATGTGGACCTCATGTATCCTCTTCGACGCATAGGCCTTTCAGGAGGGTTAAAGGCAATCGAAAAGAAACTGGGAATACAGAGAACTGATGATACAGTCGATATCACCGGTTTCGATGCGGTCAGGCTCTGGCATGAGTATGAGCGCGGAAGTGAGGAAGCACTGGACCTTCTTCTTGAATACAACCGGGAAGATATCGTTAATCTGGAAACCATAATCAATAAAACATACCAGCAATTCGTCGAAAGGACATTCGAGAAAGCCCTGGGAAAATGAGACAATATCATTTTCATTTCCCTGCGGCATACAGAGGATGACAGAATAGAATGAAGCCGGATATATCCAACATTCCTGACCTGCCGGGCGTCTACCTGATGAAGGACGACTCCGACAACATAATCTACATCGGAAAGGCAAAGTCCCTGAAGAAAAGGGTCAGCCAGTACTTCCAGTCTGGGAAGCACCATTCTTCGAAGACCAGGGCAATGGTCAGGAAGATCAGGGATATCGACTACATTGTAACCGAATCCGAAGTCGCCGCACTGATACTTGAAGCAAATCTTGTAAAAAAGAACAGGCCCCACTATAACATCGACCTGAAGGATGACAAACGCTACCCTTACGTGAAGGTCACTGTCAATAAGAAGTACCCCCGCATCTTTATCACGCGCAAGAGGTTCATGGACGGGGCACTCTATTTCGGCCCATATACCAATGTCAAGCCGGTTCGCCGGACACTTGACATGATATCACAGGTGTTCAGGATAAAAAGATGCAACCGCAAGATCGACGGAAAAAGGCATCGACCATGCCTTAACTTTCACATCGACCGGTGCTATGCCCCCTGTAACGGTTCTATCTCTGAGGAAGAATACCGCAGTAACATCATGGAAGCGGTGAAATTTCTCAAAGGGGACACCGCAGGAATTCTCAGATCGCTTACGGAAAAGATGCAGGAGCATGCAAAAGCACAGGAGTTCGAGGCCGCTGCTGCAGTTCGTGACCAGATCACAGCTCTCAAGAGCCTGTCCGAGCAGCAGACAGCCACCGCCGGGAACAATGACAGCGACCTCATAGCCACGGCAGCCGATGAGGAAACGATCTTTGTACAGGTCTTTTACATACGGGATGGGAACATGGTGGGTAAAGCTGACTTCTCACTTTCATGGGGAGATGCGGCCGGAGATATCTCCAGAATTGTGGCAGAGTTCATCAAGCAATACTATCAGGATGCACCGGTGCCCCCTGAGATCCTTGTGCAGCACCAGATACCGGAAGAAGGACTTATCACAAAATGGCTGTCCGAAAGAGCATCCAGAAACGTCCGTATACAGGTGCCTGCAAGGGGGGATAAGAAAAAGCTTCTTGACATGGCTGCAAGGAATGCGTTCATGACAATGGAACAATCCCACATCAGGAAAAGTGATCAGGACGCTGCACTGCAGGCACTGGTACACCTTCGTGATGAACTCTCCCTGCCAACACTTCCAACACACATAGAAGGTTTTGACATATCCAACATATCAGGGACCGACGCGGTGGGATCCCTTGTGGTCTTCAAAAACGGAATGCCTGCAAAGGACCAGTATCGGCACTTTAACATCAAGACAGTAAAGGGAATAGATGACTTTGCCATGATGGCAGAAGTGGTCGGGCGCCGGTACAGGAAACAGAAAAATGAGAATAACAAAATGCCCGACCTTATCCTAATCGACGGGGGTCCGGGACAGGTGGGTGCCGCAATGGGATCCCTCAGGGAACTGGGACTTGACATCCCGCTGGTAGGGCTGGCAAAACGATTCGAGCATATCATTGTCCCGAAGGAAGATCAGGATGAAGTTGTAATACTGCCGCATACCTCGGATGCGCTGAAGATGCTCATGCAGGTAAGGGATGAGTCACATCGCTTTGCGGTATCCTCACATCGCAGAAGAAGGACTGCAAGGTTGTCCCATTCAGAACTGGATTCGATACCCGGTATAGGGTCATCCCGGAAAAAGGCCCTGTTGAACCACTTTGGTTCCATCGACAAAATAAGGCGTGCTTCTGTGGAAGAGCTTGCTGAAGTGGAAGGCATCAGCAAAGGGCTTGCCGAAAAGATAATTGAGCATTTCAAGAGCAAGCAGAATTGAAAGTGAAAAGGGCCAATCTCAAAATACTAATACATCCTCAGGCATTATTCCCGGACAGATGAAAAAGATAAGAATTGCAGGTGCCGGACCATCAGGACTTACCGCAGCCATCAACCTTGCAAAGGCAGGGTATGAGGTGGACGTGTTCGAAAAGGCACCTGATGTGGGCAAGCACCTTAAAGGCGGCCTGCAGGGCCTGGAGAACTGGTCTGACAAAAAGGACATCGGTGATGAGCTCCGGGAAATGAACCTTGGGATAAATTTTGACCTTGACCCATTCTATAATTTCTCAGTTTCCAACGGAAGGAAGAGCTGGGATTTTGAAGCTGACCCGGGGACACCTGCATTCTATCTTGTCAAACGGGGTTCGGTTCCCGGAAGCCTTGACTACGGACTTAAGGAGCAGGCCCTTCAGAGCGGAGTTAACATACGATTTCAGGAGAAAGCCCCTCTGGAAGAAATGGACATAATAGCCACAGGACCTGTAAAAAATGAGGTGTTCATTGCTGCAAAGGGTATTGCCTTTGATACATCAATGGACGACATGGCCATCGCTTTTGTTGACGACCGGGCTGCTTACCTTGGGTACTCCTATCTTCTGGTCACGAACGGCTCAGGATGCATGTGCACCGTCCTTTTTGACAGATTCAACAATGTGGGAAACTGTCTTGAGAACACAAAGAGGATATTCTCTGAGATGGTCGAACTGGACATCCAGAACCCACGTCCTGATGGTGGCATCGGTTCATTCTCACTCGGTTGCCAGTTTGAGAGTAACGCCCAGCTGTATGTAGGGGAAGCTGCCGGATTGCAGGACATGGTATGGGGATTCGGTATGCGAAGTGCGATGAGGTCAGGTTACCTTGCTGCCAGGAGCATCATCCATGGTGAGGACTATGAAAAAGCTGCCACCGAATGTTTCCGGAACAAGCTAAAAGCAAGTCTCGTCAACCGGTACATCTGGGAACGCTTTGGAGCAAGGAACTATTCAATGATATTCGATGCCCTGAAAGGTACACGTAACCCTCCAAAATACATGCAATCATTCCACAACTTTAACCATCTGCAAAGGATCGCATACCCCTTTGCCATCAGGAAAATGAGAGAAAGGTATCCTGAGCTCAGCCTTTGAACCTCACGTAATCTTTTATTCTCAAAGTTCTTATTGTCGAAACAGGAAATTATACACAGAACATGGGAAGGTGATGGACATTACTTCTATAGACCAACAGATCGAGGATACTAAAAGGGAACTTGAGGAAATGCTTGCGTATCCTGATGAGAAGCTGATCGACATCATCAGGGAAGTGGGCTTCGAATGTGACCTCTGCGGCAGGTGCTGTACCAGTGAGTTCAACGACCATGTGTTCCTCCTCGACAAGGATACCGAGGTCATGAAAAGCATTGATCCTAACCTCATCGAACCTGCACCTTACTATGAGTTCTGTGACCAGAACGGCCGTTTCTACGTTTCAGGGTATGCACTGAGAACAAAGGAGGACGGCAGCTGCATCATGCTTGAGGACAAAAGATGTACCATCTATGACAGGAGGCTCACCATCTGCCGGCTCTATCCATACATGCTCCACAGGGAAACGGACGATGAGGGTAACCTGGACTGGAGACAGATATCCGGTCTTAACGAGCACGGGTGTTACCATGCGGAAATATCGGAAGATGAAGCGAAGGTCATTGCTGAGGACACAAAAGCATACGAGGAAGCATACCTTGATCAGCAGATAAGGTTCCTCCAAAAAATAAAGGATCACTTCAAAAAGAACAAGCTCCGTCATGTCAAATCGATATATGACCGGAAGATGCGTGCTTTCAACAAAGGCGAAGAGGTTGAAGTATACGTATTTTACAAAAACGAGTTCGAACTCAATCGAATATCAAAAAATAACTGAACAGCATTGATCAATTGCTTATTTACTTACTTGTCCCAATTGCCATTGAGTTTGCCGTCCCTTGCCATCCTGCCCAGCACCTTGTGGACCGAAGCACTGATTGGTGCCGGAACGATGTTCTCATACGGAGTAGATGGTAGTGGAGTAAGGTAATGAGCTCTCACTTTGCCGCCTTTTCTGCAGATCCACTTGATCTGCTCAAGCGTTCTCTGCTGGTCCTCTTCAGTCTCATCCGGAAAACCGAATATGAAATCAACTACCGGTGTTATCTCATGCTCAAAACAGCGCTCAACTGCAACTGAGACATCCTCAGAAGTGTGACCACGCAGCATTTCCTTCAGGATCCTGTCACTGCCTGACTGGGCACCCAGACTGAGAGATCTGTTGGTACAGTACTTATCCACCAGGTCCAGCCCTTCGTGGGTCACGAATTCCGGACGGACCTCAGAGGGAAAAGTGCCGAAGTATATCTTCTTGTCTTCCATTGAATGTAACCGGGACAGGAGCTTCTCCACCTTGTCAAATTCAGGGTGCACACCATTCCCGCCATAAGCAAAGGCATTCGAAGAAGTGAAGCGAAGGTCACTGTAGTGTTTTGCAAACCTTTCGATGGAATCAATACTCCTGTGCCTCATTCGGTTGCCGAACAACCTGGGTGTCTGGCAGTACTTACATCTCCACGGGCAGCCCCTGCTGATCTCGATGGGAGCCCGGATGCCTTC is part of the Methanococcoides methylutens MM1 genome and harbors:
- a CDS encoding tRNA(His) guanylyltransferase Thg1 family protein, with amino-acid sequence MKQREIYSDLRCLAPVIIRVDGRTFKNTLSRLGCKKPYDQKFASAMADSLELFFKKSGMSAALAYTFSDEASILFLDLPFDGRVEKLDSVVASYLSSAFTIKMGLDEPVSFDSRIIPIEKEHVPEYLIWRQNESWRNCVSSYGYYTLLSEGMGEKEAAAALKGKKAADIHEMLFQRGINLDKVPTWQKRGVVIHKTEYHKTGFDPVKNERTLGKRSKVVQDWEIPMFSSEEGDAFLKRYLGP
- a CDS encoding PRC-barrel domain-containing protein → MRADITSLFGLNVYTNQGTYVGKVNDLVFDVDERVVSGLALSDINRDIFDVTTRGVILPYRWVVTTGDIVLIRDIVKRFKKPVKEEEKED
- a CDS encoding ribonuclease H-like domain-containing protein codes for the protein MLTSTYTHIPGIGKTIEKRIWESGHCHWDEYLENQESISIPATRKEKIEKGIIESKDHLAMRDFEYFASCLPGAEHWRAFEHFSDSVAYVDIETTGLSANSSCITVVGIYDGKDAKTYVKGIDLDDIVEELQKYELLVSFNGARFDLPFIQHEFPEINFNQLHVDLMYPLRRIGLSGGLKAIEKKLGIQRTDDTVDITGFDAVRLWHEYERGSEEALDLLLEYNREDIVNLETIINKTYQQFVERTFEKALGK
- the uvrC gene encoding excinuclease ABC subunit UvrC, translating into MKPDISNIPDLPGVYLMKDDSDNIIYIGKAKSLKKRVSQYFQSGKHHSSKTRAMVRKIRDIDYIVTESEVAALILEANLVKKNRPHYNIDLKDDKRYPYVKVTVNKKYPRIFITRKRFMDGALYFGPYTNVKPVRRTLDMISQVFRIKRCNRKIDGKRHRPCLNFHIDRCYAPCNGSISEEEYRSNIMEAVKFLKGDTAGILRSLTEKMQEHAKAQEFEAAAAVRDQITALKSLSEQQTATAGNNDSDLIATAADEETIFVQVFYIRDGNMVGKADFSLSWGDAAGDISRIVAEFIKQYYQDAPVPPEILVQHQIPEEGLITKWLSERASRNVRIQVPARGDKKKLLDMAARNAFMTMEQSHIRKSDQDAALQALVHLRDELSLPTLPTHIEGFDISNISGTDAVGSLVVFKNGMPAKDQYRHFNIKTVKGIDDFAMMAEVVGRRYRKQKNENNKMPDLILIDGGPGQVGAAMGSLRELGLDIPLVGLAKRFEHIIVPKEDQDEVVILPHTSDALKMLMQVRDESHRFAVSSHRRRRTARLSHSELDSIPGIGSSRKKALLNHFGSIDKIRRASVEELAEVEGISKGLAEKIIEHFKSKQN
- a CDS encoding NAD(P)/FAD-dependent oxidoreductase, which produces MKKIRIAGAGPSGLTAAINLAKAGYEVDVFEKAPDVGKHLKGGLQGLENWSDKKDIGDELREMNLGINFDLDPFYNFSVSNGRKSWDFEADPGTPAFYLVKRGSVPGSLDYGLKEQALQSGVNIRFQEKAPLEEMDIIATGPVKNEVFIAAKGIAFDTSMDDMAIAFVDDRAAYLGYSYLLVTNGSGCMCTVLFDRFNNVGNCLENTKRIFSEMVELDIQNPRPDGGIGSFSLGCQFESNAQLYVGEAAGLQDMVWGFGMRSAMRSGYLAARSIIHGEDYEKAATECFRNKLKASLVNRYIWERFGARNYSMIFDALKGTRNPPKYMQSFHNFNHLQRIAYPFAIRKMRERYPELSL
- a CDS encoding YkgJ family cysteine cluster protein; this encodes MDITSIDQQIEDTKRELEEMLAYPDEKLIDIIREVGFECDLCGRCCTSEFNDHVFLLDKDTEVMKSIDPNLIEPAPYYEFCDQNGRFYVSGYALRTKEDGSCIMLEDKRCTIYDRRLTICRLYPYMLHRETDDEGNLDWRQISGLNEHGCYHAEISEDEAKVIAEDTKAYEEAYLDQQIRFLQKIKDHFKKNKLRHVKSIYDRKMRAFNKGEEVEVYVFYKNEFELNRISKNN
- a CDS encoding TIGR04013 family B12-binding domain/radical SAM domain-containing protein; the protein is MDVCFRWMQKNTYSLASLVPLIPDNSIVKTPHDGIMIYSFATRQKESVFSEVDSSTTDSIYIAGGPHPSGSVEDTLEHFDYVVIGEGEETLPELVRTLQGGNIPSDVKGIAYRKDGNVVYTEKREPSDLDKYPCFDPEGIRAPIEISRGCPWRCKYCQTPRLFGNRMRHRSIDSIERFAKHYSDLRFTSSNAFAYGGNGVHPEFDKVEKLLSRLHSMEDKKIYFGTFPSEVRPEFVTHEGLDLVDKYCTNRSLSLGAQSGSDRILKEMLRGHTSEDVSVAVERCFEHEITPVVDFIFGFPDETEEDQQRTLEQIKWICRKGGKVRAHYLTPLPSTPYENIVPAPISASVHKVLGRMARDGKLNGNWDK